The following are encoded together in the Candidatus Omnitrophota bacterium genome:
- a CDS encoding threonine synthase codes for MNRPTKCCQYKGIIERYSEFLPVTKNTPVVSLLEGDTPLIYAHHISGLFGSRVRVFLKYEGLNPTGSFKDRGMTLAISKAIENKAKAVICASTGNTSASAAAYSARAKIKCIVLIPKGSIALGKLSQALIHGASVLAVDGNFDDALDIVKQVSNNYPVTLVNSLNPFRIEGQKTGSFEICDFLGFAPDFQVMPVGNAGNITAYWKGYKEYRNEGFINSLPKMLGFQAAGSAPIVKRHIIKHPKTIATAIKIGNPASWKSAEEARDESGGLIDCVSDVQIIKAYKLLAEKEGVFVEPASAASIAGLLKLQERGYFRKFSKNRGNINIVCILTGHGLKDPDRAISSVPKPKIVKANLKAVLKEIGY; via the coding sequence ATGAATAGACCAACAAAATGTTGCCAGTACAAGGGGATAATTGAAAGGTATTCAGAATTTCTGCCGGTTACAAAAAATACGCCGGTAGTGAGTTTATTGGAGGGCGATACACCGTTAATTTATGCGCATCATATAAGCGGTTTGTTTGGAAGCCGAGTCAGGGTGTTTTTAAAATATGAAGGCTTAAATCCCACAGGTTCTTTTAAGGACAGGGGTATGACTCTAGCTATCTCTAAGGCTATTGAAAATAAGGCAAAAGCAGTAATTTGCGCTTCTACCGGTAATACCTCGGCTTCTGCCGCAGCTTATTCAGCCAGGGCAAAGATTAAATGTATTGTCTTGATACCTAAGGGTTCAATAGCGTTAGGCAAATTAAGCCAGGCGCTGATCCATGGAGCCAGTGTATTGGCGGTAGATGGCAATTTCGACGATGCCTTGGATATAGTCAAGCAGGTCAGTAATAACTATCCTGTTACGCTGGTTAATTCATTGAATCCATTTAGGATAGAAGGGCAGAAGACCGGTAGTTTTGAGATTTGTGATTTTCTGGGATTCGCGCCTGATTTTCAGGTTATGCCTGTGGGTAATGCCGGCAACATAACAGCTTACTGGAAAGGTTATAAGGAGTATCGAAATGAAGGTTTTATTAACTCTTTACCAAAAATGCTGGGTTTCCAGGCTGCAGGTTCTGCACCCATTGTAAAGAGGCACATTATAAAGCATCCGAAAACAATCGCTACTGCTATAAAAATAGGCAATCCTGCAAGCTGGAAGTCTGCTGAAGAGGCGCGTGATGAGTCTGGTGGTTTGATTGATTGTGTAAGCGATGTCCAAATAATCAAAGCTTATAAACTGCTTGCGGAAAAAGAAGGGGTATTTGTTGAGCCTGCGTCAGCAGCTTCAATAGCCGGTTTGCTTAAATTACAGGAGAGAGGATATTTCAGGAAATTTAGCAAAAATAGAGGCAACATTAATATAGTATGTATCCTCACCGGGCACGGCCTAAAGGACCCCGATAGAGCCATTAGTAGCGTGCCAAAACCCAAAATAGTCAAGGCTAATTTAAAGGCAGTGTTGAAAGAAATTGGCTACTAA